In one Elstera cyanobacteriorum genomic region, the following are encoded:
- the rpsT gene encoding 30S ribosomal protein S20, which produces MAHHLSAKKRIRQTERRTAVNKARVSRIRTFVKKVELAIAGGSYDEARSAFLAAQPEMDRGVSKGVLHRNAVARKLSRLSARVKALKAA; this is translated from the coding sequence ATGGCTCACCATCTGTCCGCTAAGAAGCGTATCCGCCAGACCGAACGCCGCACCGCCGTCAACAAGGCGCGTGTGAGCCGGATCCGCACCTTCGTGAAGAAGGTGGAGCTTGCCATCGCCGGTGGCAGCTATGATGAAGCCCGCAGCGCCTTCCTGGCTGCCCAGCCGGAAATGGACCGGGGCGTCAGCAAGGGCGTCCTGCATCGCAACGCCGTGGCGCGCAAACTGTCGCGTTTGTCGGCCCGCGTGAAGGCCCTGAAGGCCGCCTAA
- a CDS encoding ActS/PrrB/RegB family redox-sensitive histidine kinase produces the protein MLGFRAWKQNRAAARAAEPGEAPAPSAEPQPGAARAAGGGWTAPRLPGRANRSLLNTEELPATRGAVRVRTLLYLRWIGLCGQLLAVYITEVLLHLDTPLSACLLVIAASAVANLHLLRVRPSASWLGRRMATLHLAFDVTQVSALLYLTGGLHNPFAMIIMVPVTISATILPLRSTMALGAMAIGAVTLLAFFFRPLPWPDAFGLTLPRLYVGGVWVALVTTVLFVGGYAWRVAAEARSMANALTATKMALAREQRLSAVGGVAAAAAHELGSPLSTIAVVTKELLRDVPLDSPLRDDIELLQSEAARCREILAGLTDAPERKSESPLDLTPVSVLLTELAEAAETLATEVEVIVNPDCEGDEPTLPRTPELVHGLTNFIHNATQFAQSRVEVSVFWDADDLAILVEDDGPGFPATVLDRLGEPYISTREGESGHMGLGVFIATTLLSHTGATVEFGNGDKIDPDADGLSGARVLIAWERARLTGDLAWGGKTWGVPIVPVSPRETAAE, from the coding sequence ATGCTGGGATTTCGGGCGTGGAAACAGAATCGCGCGGCCGCACGGGCGGCGGAACCGGGGGAGGCCCCGGCGCCGTCGGCTGAGCCACAACCTGGGGCGGCGCGCGCGGCGGGTGGCGGTTGGACGGCTCCGCGCCTGCCCGGGCGGGCAAACCGATCCCTGCTGAATACCGAAGAACTTCCGGCGACGCGCGGTGCGGTGCGCGTGCGCACGCTGCTCTATCTGCGCTGGATCGGCCTCTGTGGGCAGTTGCTCGCGGTCTATATCACTGAAGTTCTGTTGCACCTGGATACGCCGCTCAGCGCCTGCTTGCTGGTCATCGCCGCTTCGGCGGTGGCGAACTTGCATCTACTGAGGGTCCGGCCCTCCGCCTCTTGGTTGGGGCGGCGGATGGCGACGCTGCATCTCGCCTTCGATGTCACCCAGGTCAGTGCGCTCCTCTATCTCACGGGGGGGCTGCATAATCCCTTCGCGATGATCATCATGGTGCCGGTCACGATTTCGGCGACGATCCTGCCCTTGCGCTCCACGATGGCGCTGGGCGCGATGGCGATTGGCGCGGTGACGCTGCTGGCGTTTTTCTTCCGACCGCTGCCGTGGCCCGATGCCTTTGGGCTGACGTTGCCCCGGCTTTATGTCGGCGGCGTTTGGGTGGCGCTGGTGACGACGGTTCTCTTCGTCGGCGGCTATGCCTGGCGCGTTGCGGCGGAAGCGCGCAGCATGGCGAATGCCTTGACGGCGACCAAGATGGCCTTGGCGCGCGAACAGCGCCTATCGGCGGTCGGCGGCGTTGCGGCGGCGGCAGCCCATGAACTCGGTAGCCCGCTCTCGACCATCGCTGTGGTGACGAAGGAGCTGCTGCGCGACGTGCCGCTCGATAGTCCGCTGCGCGACGATATCGAGCTTTTGCAGAGCGAAGCCGCGCGCTGCCGGGAAATTCTGGCCGGGCTGACCGATGCGCCGGAACGCAAATCCGAATCGCCGCTCGACCTGACCCCCGTTTCCGTACTGCTGACCGAACTGGCCGAAGCCGCCGAAACCCTGGCGACGGAAGTCGAGGTGATCGTCAATCCCGACTGCGAGGGGGACGAGCCGACGCTGCCGCGCACCCCGGAACTCGTGCATGGGCTGACCAACTTTATCCATAACGCCACGCAGTTTGCGCAAAGCCGGGTGGAGGTGAGCGTTTTCTGGGATGCCGACGATCTCGCCATCCTGGTCGAAGACGATGGGCCGGGGTTCCCGGCGACCGTGCTGGACCGGCTGGGCGAGCCGTATATTTCGACGCGGGAGGGGGAGAGCGGCCATATGGGGCTGGGCGTTTTCATCGCCACGACGCTCTTGTCCCATACCGGCGCGACGGTGGAATTCGGCAATGGCGATAAGATCGACCCCGATGCCGATGGACTAAGTGGCGCGCGCGTGCTGATCGCCTGGGAACGGGCGCGCTTGACTGGCGATCTGGCTTGGGGCGGCAAGACCTGGGGGGTGCCCATCGTCCCCGTGTCGCCGCGCGAGACAGCCGCGGAATAA
- a CDS encoding LysR substrate-binding domain-containing protein: protein MFLPSLTALRAFEAVARHKSLRKAAKELGVDHTVVSRHVRGLQENLDVPLLYTSRQGVVLTEAGAEYAAALSAALGQITQATVKLQETKQTRPLTIASLPGFALRWLTPRLPDFQRRNPNIDIAVRPSEERANLIGFHADAEILYGTPTEAELRYTHIATPRVFPVASPGWGAAHPDVTRPEHLGGASLLHEDSHEQWRRWFRKIGIPAPEPLKGPRLWHAHMALEAAKHGQGVALGNDLICGEDVAAGRLVEIGTTNVALEPYVFITRRDRWDEPALVRFRRWLLAEIRLETRPRP, encoded by the coding sequence ATGTTTTTGCCGTCCCTCACTGCTCTGCGCGCCTTCGAGGCCGTCGCCCGTCACAAGAGCCTGCGCAAAGCCGCGAAGGAACTCGGGGTCGATCACACGGTCGTTAGCCGCCATGTCCGGGGGCTTCAGGAAAACCTCGACGTACCGCTACTCTATACGTCCCGCCAGGGGGTGGTGCTGACCGAAGCCGGGGCGGAGTATGCCGCCGCCCTTTCCGCCGCCCTCGGCCAGATCACCCAGGCGACGGTGAAGCTCCAAGAAACCAAGCAAACCCGGCCGCTGACCATTGCCTCCCTGCCCGGTTTCGCCCTGCGCTGGCTTACCCCGCGCCTGCCGGATTTTCAGCGCCGCAACCCCAATATCGATATCGCCGTCCGCCCCAGCGAGGAGCGCGCCAATCTGATCGGCTTCCATGCCGATGCCGAAATCCTCTATGGCACCCCGACCGAGGCGGAATTGCGCTACACCCATATCGCGACGCCGCGCGTTTTCCCCGTCGCCAGCCCCGGCTGGGGCGCTGCCCATCCCGACGTGACGAGGCCGGAGCACTTAGGCGGCGCCTCGTTGCTGCACGAAGATAGCCACGAGCAATGGCGGCGCTGGTTCCGCAAGATCGGCATCCCCGCGCCCGAACCGCTGAAAGGCCCCCGCCTGTGGCACGCCCATATGGCGCTGGAAGCCGCCAAGCACGGCCAAGGCGTCGCGCTGGGGAATGATTTGATCTGCGGCGAGGATGTTGCGGCCGGACGTCTTGTGGAAATCGGTACAACCAATGTCGCGCTAGAACCTTACGTCTTCATCACCCGCCGCGACCGCTGGGACGAACCGGCTTTGGTCCGCTTTCGCCGGTGGCTGTTGGCGGAAATCCGCCTGGAGACCCGGCCGCGCCCGTAA
- the dnaA gene encoding chromosomal replication initiator protein DnaA, which yields MPPSAGISPIPHTTDEFAGLPSALAECWDRVRSRLVAEVGEAAFKSWLAPLAVQDVTDGAVRLSLPTRFMRDWVATHYVDRVRRVLGEEMPDLRSLDLVVAPKLKPVAGPAPVVRADPVPLTLPPAANRIEAPARPAIRAEAVEADPLSPDQVSVPLDPRLTFETFVVGKPNELAFAAARRVAESAAVSFNPLFLYGGVGLGKTHLMNAIAWHIRQRDPSRRVIYLSAEKFMYQFIRALRFKDTVAFKDQFRSVDVLMIDDVQFISGKDSTQEEFFHTFNALVDQNRQVIVSADKSPSDLEGLEERLRSRLGWGLVADIHPTTYELRLGILASKAEQLGTPVPEKVMEFLAHKIASNVRELEGALNRLVAHAQLVGRAITLETAQDVLHDLIRAHDRRVTVEEIQKRVAEHYTIRVADMSSARRARQVARPRQVAMYLSKALTSKSLPEIGRKFGGRDHTTVMHAVRKIEELTATDAALAEDIELLRRMLES from the coding sequence ATGCCCCCTTCCGCCGGAATTTCCCCCATCCCCCATACCACCGACGAGTTTGCCGGGCTGCCATCGGCCTTGGCCGAGTGCTGGGACCGCGTTCGCAGCCGTTTGGTGGCGGAAGTGGGGGAGGCGGCGTTCAAAAGCTGGCTGGCGCCGCTGGCCGTGCAGGATGTGACCGATGGCGCCGTGCGCCTATCGCTGCCGACCCGTTTCATGCGCGACTGGGTGGCAACCCATTACGTTGACCGAGTGCGCCGGGTTTTGGGCGAAGAAATGCCCGACCTGCGCTCGCTTGATCTCGTCGTGGCGCCGAAGCTGAAGCCGGTTGCCGGTCCTGCTCCGGTGGTCCGCGCTGACCCCGTGCCGCTGACCCTGCCCCCTGCCGCCAATCGAATCGAAGCGCCCGCCCGGCCAGCGATCCGGGCGGAAGCGGTGGAGGCCGATCCGCTGTCGCCCGATCAAGTCTCGGTGCCGCTCGACCCGCGCCTGACGTTTGAAACCTTCGTTGTCGGCAAGCCGAACGAACTGGCGTTTGCGGCCGCCCGCCGGGTGGCAGAAAGCGCCGCTGTATCGTTTAACCCGCTATTCCTCTACGGCGGTGTCGGCCTCGGCAAGACCCATCTGATGAATGCCATCGCGTGGCACATTCGCCAGCGCGACCCGTCCCGCCGGGTGATTTACCTGTCGGCGGAAAAATTCATGTATCAGTTCATCCGGGCGCTGCGGTTTAAGGATACGGTCGCGTTCAAGGATCAATTCCGCTCGGTCGATGTGCTGATGATCGATGATGTGCAGTTCATCAGCGGCAAGGATTCGACCCAGGAAGAATTTTTTCACACCTTCAACGCCCTGGTCGATCAGAACCGGCAGGTGATCGTTTCCGCCGATAAATCCCCCTCCGATCTCGAAGGGCTGGAAGAGCGGCTACGCTCGCGCCTCGGGTGGGGGCTGGTTGCCGATATTCATCCGACGACGTACGAGCTGCGCCTCGGTATTCTTGCCTCGAAGGCGGAGCAGCTTGGCACGCCGGTGCCGGAAAAGGTGATGGAGTTTCTGGCCCATAAGATCGCCTCCAACGTTCGCGAGTTGGAAGGGGCGCTCAATCGCCTTGTGGCGCACGCGCAGCTCGTTGGGCGGGCGATTACGCTGGAGACCGCGCAGGACGTTTTGCACGACCTGATTCGCGCCCACGACCGCCGGGTGACGGTGGAGGAAATTCAAAAGCGCGTGGCGGAACATTATACGATCCGCGTTGCCGATATGTCGTCGGCCCGCCGGGCGCGTCAGGTCGCCCGCCCGCGCCAAGTGGCCATGTATCTCTCGAAAGCGCTAACGTCGAAATCCTTGCCGGAAATTGGCCGGAAGTTCGGCGGGCGCGACCATACGACCGTGATGCATGCCGTCCGCAAGATCGAAGAGCTGACGGCCACCGATGCCGCCTTGGCGGAAGATATCGAACTCTTGCGCCGCATGCTGGAAAGCTGA
- a CDS encoding ActR/PrrA/RegA family redox response regulator transcription factor has translation MTDAPLPDASDPGFLADGDLPRLLLVDDDLPLLTRLARAMEKRGFVVQTANSVAEGIRQAQDDPPDYAVVDLRLADGNGLDVVAALREAREDIRIVMLTGYGNIATAVAAVKAGAVDYLPKPADADAIEAALRVNGPGAPLPPPPELPMSAERVRWEHIQRVFEQCDRNVSETARRLRMHRRTLQRILAKHAPRS, from the coding sequence ATGACCGATGCTCCGCTGCCCGACGCTTCCGATCCCGGATTTCTGGCGGATGGCGATCTGCCGCGCCTGCTGCTGGTGGATGATGATCTACCGCTGCTGACCCGCTTGGCCCGGGCGATGGAAAAGCGCGGGTTCGTCGTCCAAACGGCCAATTCGGTCGCCGAGGGGATTCGCCAGGCGCAGGATGATCCGCCCGATTATGCGGTGGTCGATCTGCGGTTGGCGGACGGCAATGGTCTCGACGTGGTGGCCGCCCTACGCGAAGCGCGGGAGGATATCCGCATCGTCATGCTGACCGGCTATGGCAATATCGCGACGGCGGTGGCCGCTGTTAAGGCCGGGGCGGTGGATTATCTGCCGAAACCCGCCGATGCCGATGCCATCGAAGCCGCCCTGCGCGTCAATGGCCCGGGGGCGCCGTTGCCGCCGCCGCCGGAATTGCCGATGTCGGCGGAACGGGTGCGGTGGGAGCATATTCAGCGCGTTTTTGAACAATGCGACCGCAACGTCTCGGAAACCGCCCGCCGTTTACGCATGCACCGCCGCACGCTGCAACGTATCCTCGCCAAACACGCGCCACGGTCTTAA
- the mutM gene encoding bifunctional DNA-formamidopyrimidine glycosylase/DNA-(apurinic or apyrimidinic site) lyase, with the protein MPELPEVETVRRGLEPVLSGARLVEVLVRRPDLRRPFPPRLAERLTGRQITGLRRRAKYILIDLEGGDALLLHLGMSGRMVISPARPNTLEAHDHVVFYTEAGPVVRFNDARRFGSLDWIEAGAEAGHPLLRDIGPEPLEAGFSAESFAKALEGRLAPIKAVLLDQHQVAGIGNIYACEALYKARVHPTRPAKDLTRAEVSSLVEAVKEVLAVAITAGGSTLRDHQQPNGELGYFQHRFQVYGRAGEACARCGDAARIERLVQSGRSSFFCATCQP; encoded by the coding sequence ATGCCGGAATTACCCGAGGTTGAAACCGTGCGCCGGGGGCTGGAGCCGGTGTTGTCCGGCGCGCGGCTGGTCGAGGTTCTGGTGCGCCGCCCCGATCTGCGTCGGCCCTTCCCGCCGCGCCTTGCGGAACGGCTGACCGGGCGGCAGATCACCGGGCTGCGGCGCCGGGCGAAATACATTCTGATCGATCTTGAGGGCGGCGATGCGCTGCTGCTCCACCTCGGCATGTCCGGGCGGATGGTGATTTCCCCCGCGCGCCCGAACACGTTGGAAGCCCATGATCATGTGGTTTTCTATACCGAGGCGGGGCCGGTGGTGCGCTTTAACGACGCCCGCCGGTTTGGCTCCCTCGATTGGATCGAGGCTGGGGCGGAAGCAGGGCATCCGCTGCTGCGCGATATTGGGCCAGAGCCGCTGGAGGCTGGGTTTTCTGCGGAAAGCTTTGCGAAGGCCCTGGAAGGCCGTCTCGCGCCAATCAAAGCCGTGTTGCTCGATCAGCATCAAGTTGCCGGGATCGGCAATATTTACGCTTGCGAAGCCTTGTATAAAGCAAGGGTTCATCCCACCCGCCCGGCGAAAGACTTGACGCGCGCGGAAGTTTCCAGTCTCGTAGAGGCCGTGAAAGAGGTTCTGGCGGTGGCGATTACGGCGGGGGGATCGACCTTGCGCGATCATCAGCAGCCGAATGGCGAGTTGGGCTATTTTCAACACCGGTTTCAGGTTTATGGTCGGGCCGGGGAAGCCTGTGCGCGCTGCGGGGATGCCGCGCGGATTGAACGGCTGGTGCAATCCGGCCGGTCCAGCTTCTTCTGTGCGACCTGCCAGCCGTAA
- a CDS encoding enoyl-CoA hydratase, with product MAFETILTETRGPVGLITLNRPKALNALSKQLVTELAAALDAFETDDAIGCIVITGSERAFAAGADIKEMKDKTFVEAFLQNFIGPNDWERVTHTRKPVIAAVAGYALGGGCELAMMCDFILAGDNARFGQPEITIGTIPGSGGTQRLTRFVGKSKAMEMCLTGRQMDAAEAERAGLVSRIIPVADLVEEAVKVATQIANLSRPVVLMAKEAVNRAYETTLAEGVKFERRLFHSSFALEDQKEGMNAFAEKRPPNFKHR from the coding sequence ATGGCTTTTGAAACGATCCTGACCGAAACGCGCGGCCCGGTGGGGCTGATCACGCTGAACCGTCCGAAGGCGCTGAATGCCCTGTCGAAGCAGCTTGTGACCGAGTTGGCCGCCGCGCTCGATGCTTTCGAGACGGATGACGCGATCGGCTGCATCGTCATCACCGGGTCGGAGCGCGCCTTTGCTGCCGGGGCCGATATTAAGGAAATGAAGGATAAAACCTTCGTCGAAGCCTTTTTGCAGAATTTCATCGGCCCCAATGATTGGGAGCGGGTGACCCATACCCGCAAGCCAGTGATTGCGGCGGTGGCGGGCTATGCCCTCGGCGGCGGCTGCGAGCTGGCGATGATGTGCGATTTCATCCTGGCGGGGGACAATGCCCGCTTCGGTCAGCCGGAAATCACCATCGGCACGATCCCCGGGTCGGGCGGCACGCAGCGCCTAACCCGCTTCGTCGGCAAGTCGAAGGCAATGGAAATGTGCCTGACCGGGCGACAGATGGACGCAGCGGAGGCCGAGCGCGCCGGTCTCGTCTCGCGCATCATCCCTGTGGCCGATTTGGTCGAGGAAGCCGTGAAAGTCGCGACCCAGATCGCCAACCTATCGCGCCCCGTGGTGCTGATGGCCAAGGAAGCCGTGAATCGCGCCTATGAAACCACGCTGGCGGAAGGCGTGAAGTTCGAACGCCGTCTGTTCCACAGCAGCTTTGCGCTAGAGGACCAGAAGGAAGGCATGAACGCTTTCGCCGAAAAGCGCCCGCCCAACTTTAAGCACCGCTGA
- a CDS encoding GNAT family N-acetyltransferase, whose product MTPHFLWAPFDTLTGRQVHDLLRLRQDIFIVEQNCPYPDIDGRDPTAEHLLAFDPSGKVRTLIGALRLLDGAAAPHGSSLPALPADQATTIGRIVVDAAYRGVKLGGTLLAEAIRQIEVTRHTPTLQLSAQAHLQGFYGRYGFTAVGEEYLEDGIPHVDMRRQAAGVAA is encoded by the coding sequence ATGACCCCCCACTTCCTTTGGGCGCCTTTCGATACGCTGACCGGGCGCCAAGTTCACGATCTGCTGCGGCTGCGGCAAGATATTTTCATCGTGGAACAAAACTGCCCCTACCCCGATATCGACGGGCGCGACCCCACGGCGGAGCATCTTCTGGCCTTCGATCCCAGCGGCAAGGTACGCACGCTGATTGGTGCACTGCGGCTGCTGGACGGTGCCGCCGCCCCGCACGGTAGCTCCCTCCCCGCGTTGCCCGCCGATCAGGCGACAACCATCGGGCGCATCGTTGTCGATGCGGCCTATCGCGGCGTCAAACTGGGCGGCACGCTGCTGGCGGAAGCCATCCGCCAGATCGAGGTTACCCGCCACACCCCGACCCTCCAACTTTCGGCCCAAGCGCATTTGCAGGGGTTTTATGGGCGCTACGGCTTCACAGCGGTCGGGGAGGAGTATCTCGAAGACGGTATTCCGCATGTGGATATGCGGCGACAGGCGGCAGGAGTCGCGGCGTGA